Sequence from the Besnoitia besnoiti strain Bb-Ger1 chromosome Unknown contig00014, whole genome shotgun sequence genome:
GGTAGCGCCACTCAATTGCTTGCGTCGCGTCTTCAAAGCCTGCGTCTCCACTTCGGCTGTCCTCCGTCCCTCCCTCGTGGCGTGCCCATTCCTCGAACGCGCTGGAGCTTCCCCCCTCCTCGTCCGTCTCGTTCTTTGTTTTGCGTCCTAATTGCAGGCTCGTGCGCGATCGTTCCGTCCTTTCTGTTGTGGCGGGGAGCTCGGGCGCATTCCCCTCAAGCGCCCGCTCGCCACTCCGAGAGGAGACCGCGACAGAGGACTCATCCACACCGACGAacccctcctcgtcttcttctcgcacCGGTACGTGCCACACAAACGACTGGTCGCCTTCTGGCGGTTGCGAGTCCTGGCCGTGCGGAGTCACACGCGCTTCGCCTTTGTCCTCACTGCTGCCCCCACGGCGGAGACTGACCTGATTGGCCTGTCGCCATCTACTCAGATGCGCCGCAAGGCTTCGCAAATCCGGTGGGCGCTCGCCAGTCAGGGAGGCCCCGATGACGCTCCTCCATCCTCCCTCTTCACTCGGTGCAACAGGCAGCCACTgagtcgcgcgtctccgcgtttGGCGAGAGAGTTGCATCCGCTGGGTGACGTGCTTTGTCATTCCCACAAACAGTAAGGGAAAGCTGTGGGACATCTGCGGGAGCGGCTCCGCCCGCTCGTCGTCAGGCGAGTAGAGGTCGAGCGGAAGATCTTTGTCATGCATCCACGTAGGGTCCGGGGGCAGGCTCTGCTCGCTCTCTGGAAAAGGTCGATCTCCAAAGACAGGTGCGCGTTCCCTTCTCCGCCCCTTCCTAAGAGTGTGAAAACTGGAAGAAGACAAGTTAGAAGAGCAGCTGAAAAGAGCGCTTTGCGAGGCCAGTCGGTCGCACACCGCCAATGAAGGGGAGATTTGACGACTGAAGCGGATGAAGGGGTATTTCAGCATGACGTGGGATGCCAGAGTGCCTGAGGAGAGCTTCCGACACAAACCAGGCATCGAAAGGAAGCTAGCTGTTGAAGATGAGTGTGCGTGCCCCGTGCCTATCTGGGGAGACCCGgtctctccgtcgcggcTGCTTACTCCACTGAATGGCGCCAATGCTTTTGATCCGTCAGGAAACGACGCAAAGGGTTCCCAAGCGAAAACGTCAGCCAGCGAGGTCTCTTGAAACAAATGAGAGGAATCCGCACGGTTTCCGTCACCGATGGAATCTGCCGAAACCGCGGCGTGATCCACGggtgcgcctcctccccagGGGTTCCCTGCCTGTGATGGGTCGACTTCGCCGACCTCCTTTTGTTTGAGTTCCGGCGGAGACCAGCCACGCGATGCCGTGCTCAGCCGACCTGCTGGAAGCCGACCTCTCGGTCTCGCGCCAGCCGGCTTTCGCTGCTTGTGCCTTCGCCTTCCATATGCAGTCGGTGCAGGCGCCCCGCCACAGGAGGGAGAAAACAGCTCCGATGTCGTCGCCGCAAGCCGGACCTCTTCGTCGTGGGGACTCAGACCCCACTGGAAAGCATagggaagaagagcaagTTGCCGCCAGTGGCGGAACGGGATGCGCTGCTGGGAAGACAGACGGTGGTCGCGAAAGCGGTCGTTTgtcaggagagagagaggataAAAACCAGGCGAAGCGTCGAGGTGGAGGCCTGCATTCTGCTGAAGCCGGGCATGGGCCGACTCGTCGGCCCATCCCAGAACGGTGTCCTTTGAATCACCCGGCCCCGAATCCCACACGTATCCGAGAAAACTACGGCGCCTTCCGTCGTTGTGCCGCTCTCCACGACTTTGTTCGTTTCCATCGTGTGCCTTTGACCCGTGGTCCTGGCTGCTGACCGCCCGCCCGCTCAGatgcgccgctgcttctccagcATCGCCCTCGCTGCAAGGCGGCAGTTCGCCCCCAagctgaagcagcagaggccgTCTGTCGTCGGAAGGACCACTAGTTCCGCCCGCAGTGCGGGACTCGGTGCTACCGGAACAAGGCGCCCTGTGTTCATGTGGTATTTTGGCGCGATTTGTTCCATCTCTGAGTTCCGGCGGGAGACCTCTGGCATCATTACACAGAGTCGGCCCGCGTTCCGCCTTGCAGGAGGCATCCAACAAGTCCCCTTTCTCGCCTTCAACACTCTCAAGTTCGTTGTACGTCCCTTCATCGTCATCCTGCCTGCGAGCGGCtgctgaagaggaggacagGGTGACTGGTCCTAGCCTCTCCCAGAGGCTTTCGCGAGCCGGAGGAGCATTCAGAGACGCCAGAAGGTGGTAATGGTCATCGTGTGCGCCTAACCCGCAGACAAAGAGACATCCGTCCCGTTCCCACTTATTCAGTAGTGCCCTGTCCCGGCAGGTCACCCGCTGTTGATTTGCGGCATCTGGGAAAGAGTACTCTCCCCTCTCATAGCCATCTAGGGAGAAGAACGTGAAATCCCCTGTGCTCGAGAGAGGTCCGTATTTGCCACCCGACACGGCAGACTCCCAGGGACGCCCACGAAGACAATTCGAATGCGCGAAGGAATCGGAAAGGTtcagggcgacggcgtcgtcctccgcggggGCCGCGTTCCTCGTCCTAGTCGCTTGACTTCGaagagcgcgcgccgcctgcgtggcaGCAGCCCGCCCCAAGATatctctccttcgtctgtTGCTTGGCTTGCAGCGATTCGGGACGATAATCTCGTATCGGCAGAAGGGACACAGGCCTTTTCTGCACGCCACGGGGTCTGCGCCCGGGAGGGCGGACCAGCTTGCTGGCCACGCGGCACCGGGACTCTCATCCTCACCGCGTGCTTCACAAGCCTTTAGGCCGAAGACGGTTTGTCGTGGTTTGAGGAGAGACTTAGAAGACAGGCTTGATCTGCCCTTTTCAGTGAAACCCACCGACGGAGTGCCAAGAGATCCCGCGGGCCGCACCCCCCAAAAGTAAGCCGCCGGAAGAATGATGAGCGGACGCTCCCCGCGGCTCACGAGCTCCTGACGAACGCACTCTATCTGAGCGTAGCTGAAGATGCCGTCCTCACGGTTTTGGCGGTTGTAGGCAATGTTCGCGGCATCCAAGACGATGGTAAAGCGTGGCGAAGAACGCACCGCAAACCGCCCCACAGGGGGCTTTCCGCGGCACTCTCGCACAGCGGACCTGTCACTCGGGCACGGCCACGTCCCCCGACCGTTGGGTGATAGCGCGGCGACCTCGGAATTCAAGCCGCAGCGAGTCGGACCTTCCGCAGAAGAGTGCTCCATGCTGGAGGGTCTACCCTGAGCAGGAGAGCCCTCAGAAACCGGATCAATGCGTTCACTGCCGACCGACTGCCGGTTTTCACTCCTCCCATGCAGTTTGGATCGGGCGTCCTGAACTTTCATCCCTGCAAGCCCGTCTGAGAGCACACCTTCCGCCGACGCATGCTGTCGCCCCAGCGGCCTCCTGAGATGACCCAGACTGGGAGGACAGAGGCCCTGCACGCGGCTCAGGTTGACTTCGAATGCCAAGAGGGCGCGAAGCTGTCGAGGCTGCAGCATAGCGGAAAGCTTGAGAACCCCCAAGCGGAGCAGGCGCCTTTCATTGGAGCTCAACGGGACACGCCGCAAATGTACTCCAcagcctgcgcagacgccgtaCCGCTGGGGGCGGGGCTGTTCACCTTTCTGTTCGCCGCCTTTCTCTGTCCATAACTGAGAGGCCGGATTTTTTCCGTCGTCCCTGAATGCGGAGTCCGGAACCGGAAGCGCACCAGCTGACTCAGCTGCGGGAAACTGGTAGAAGTACCGCGGCTCGTCGGAATGTTCAGAAGGGCGCTTCTGGCTTGCCGCGTTCACAGACTTATTCTCCTTcccttcgtcgtctgcggcggcgtagCAGTCGAGTTCCGTGCTCGCTTTACATGGCGCCTGAGGTTCCGCAGGATGCTTAGCGGCACTGCCGCAACCTTGTAAGGAGTTGAGGCAGTCTTCGGCGTAcacccgcgccgcgggaTCCCGATACCGCAGAGCAGGAAGGGGCCAGCAGTCTTTCGACACGTGAACGTCCTCCCCTTGGGCAATCTGAGAAGCCGCAGGCCCGCCAGGATAAGCCGCCGATCCGTCTCTCCCACTTGTGCCTTCCTCGTGCCGCAAAACAGCCTGTCCAACGTGAGCAACTGGCAGATTGAGATCGCGAAGCATAGCACAGAAGTTTGCCGCCGGCGCATACGCTAGCGGCTGTCCATACTCTGTGACGTCGTGAAGCAGGTTAAGGACATCCACGCATGCAACGACGAACTCTCGAAGCATGACAAGACTCTTTCTCACTTCCAGACGGCATGCTTTTTCCGCGTTTTCCACCGAGGTCGCCCTCAGATCCGCCCGCTCTTCCTGCCTGCCGGCAGGGCAGCTGGAATCGActggcagcgacgcagatcGCCCCGCTCCCTCATATCTCTGTTCCCCAGATGGATCCACCGACAGCTCTCCCTGCGCAAAAACTTTGCCATGTCGGTCTACATGGCGTGTCTCGTCACCCACTCGTGGGAAATCAGGACTCCTGCCATCTGCGTTGTTCATGTCGTCCGCGTtgtccgccccccccgctgCTTGCAGCACGGCAGCTaggcggctgcaggcctccCGTTCGCGGTCCAACTGGGCTCTCACTCCGCGTGCGTCCTGaacgagaagcgcgaggaggtgGGAGGGCAGCGGCAGTCGGCGGTGCTCCCTCATCAGCTGTAGCAACCCGCTTTGCTTCAAAACCGAAAACCCTTGCCCCCTGGAGAGGAGCAGAAGCACAATCGCGCCAAACGCCTTGCGCCGCATCTCGACGCCTTGAGCGTGCATTATCTGCAGCATTCGGCTGGCCGCCTcggcttcgcctgccgccgccgccgcggcgacgaaagCACTTCCCACACTGCTGGCCAGGGGATGGAGTAACCCAAGTCTTtcgagaagagaaagcacTCTGCATGCAATGGAGAAATCCCCAGTCGAGGCCGCCAGGTTGATGACGCCACTGGCACTCTCGATGAACGGAATTACAGCTGCATTCCTTCTGTGCGAGGAGGTGACTGtcggaggagacgaaggggcGGGGGCAGGacaggaggacgaagacggctCAGAACGACGAGATGCGGGTCCATATGTCGACTCACATGATTGATTCTGAGATTCGAGCATCCCACCACCATCCATGGAAGCTCGGCCGGCGGGACGAGAGGAATATGTTCCATCCTGACAGTCAAGACAACGGAGAACAGACGTGAGATTCTCCTCTAGCTGCCGGAAGGCGTCCGCCACATGTCCAGCCTTGATAGCAAGGCCGATTTCCTGGTGCCTCCTGCTGACCTCTCTCTTTGCTTGGCACGAGcttttcgccttttctccGTGGCTAGCCGAATCCAGGCTGCAGGACGCTTGGCTTCCCCTTGTCTGCCTCAGCAGCTTACACGCGCCAATCAGTGCGGCTGGAGCGATATCCACGCGTTGTCCCTTCCATGGGGACTCGGTTAAGGCGCAGGACCACGGAGGAGGCAAGCGATGAGCCAGAAAGGCTTCTGGCTCGCGGCAACCGAGGCACCGCAAGGGACGGAGACGAATACAGGAGTGACGAGGAAGTAAATGAAAGCGGCCGTATTTCCTCGTTTTGTAAAGGGGGGTGGCATTGCGCAGGTGTCGCGCGTGGTGCCACAGACACCTGCCGCCCGAAGCGAATGAcaggaagaaaggaaaacTGGAAGTAGAGCGGTCTAGGAACAACCTCGACTTCCCCAAAGAGAACAGCGTGGGAGGTCGGAGCTTCCAATCTTTCTTCTGTGCccaggggcggcgcggcgcaggcagggaCGAAGACCCGACGCCGCACCATAGCGAAGTAACCTCCACTAGAGGAAGCACCAGGAGGAACGTGATTGACGAAAAAACAATACACAGACTAGGGACGGCACGAGGCTGCAGCATGCCCTTCTTCTCAGGCAGGCGGAGCATCGTGATGCCGGAGTTCATCATCTCACACcgcaaacatgattaccgtgatattaAAAACCAGGGCACTTAGAGCAACGGCGAACGCGCTATCCTCTGCTGCATTTAATCATGTCCAAGGCTCCGCAAGCACCACAGCCAAAGCGACTGGAATTTCTCTTGCGATTTCACCGCGGGTGTGCCATCCAGACTTGACGTATCTACCCTTCAGTGGCATCAGAAACCTAATAATGTAAATTCACTTACTGGAACTCCCGGCGAGACTGCGGAGCTACGACGGGCAGCTACTCCCATTTTCGCCACAGCTCCTTGACTTTTGCCCTGTTGTACAAGGGCAGCGAAGCTATTCTTGCAAGTCACAGTCTGGAGTAGAAGTCACATCTAAGGCCGCGCCATGTCTGGCATGCAGAAAGAAGACGGCAACCTCAtcccgcccccgcggcgcaAATATTTACAAAGGATGCCTTGATGAGGCCAAGTTGGCACACTAAGAGACACGTGGAAAAATCCAGCACACACTTTtctgcggagagagagtTTAAAAGTCATGCTTAGTCGCCGCATGTGCGCCACGCGAAGACTCGTGCatgccctcctcgtcgcatGCAAGGCTTCACGCCCAAACTAGTTGCGCGCCCAGTTTGCTGGTGGCTTGCGTGCCCATGGGCAACTTCTAATCTACAGCCTTCAACAAGCCCACACGTGGAAATGAACAGCTTGAGGCGCCTCCAGGTACGGCAGACGTCAGATCGGTCCCCTTGATTATAGCCGACTCCTGCCTTATTCCACTGTTATTGGGCACGAACACAGTGTGGTCTACAGGACAACGGCTGTTTCCATCGCATTTCCCCTATTCAACTCTAGAGCCACGACTAGACACCCTATCATTaggagcgcatgcagatatCCCCAAAAAGCCTTTTCGTTCTTGAAGTGCCTCGACTCTGACGCAGCCGTTGTACACGAGGTAGCTTCTTTCACCACCTGATACGCCAACGTAACCACCTGATATGCCAAAGTACCTACGTACACAGCAGTACCCTCTCCTGTTGAGCTGTAGCTGTCGTCAGATTAGGCACGGTGAAAACTCGATCAGGGCCTTCAGTGACATTGTACAAGTTGCTAACAGGGACCCATACTACTCAATATCTTTTCTGTGTCTTAGCATGGCCTTTCATGGGCACTGCCTATTATTAGTCCGAATTtcgggccgccgcggcagattTTGTGGGGCTGGGCCATTAGGAAATCCGAATGCGCCCAATGAAAAGCCTGCGCTGCCGTATCGCAGGCTTTCGTACTTGGTTCCGACAGAAGTTGAGTCACGGCTGAAATTGAATAT
This genomic interval carries:
- a CDS encoding uncharacterized protein (encoded by transcript BESB_025560); its protein translation is MLRLPEKKGMLQPRAVPSLCIVFSSITFLLVLPLVEVTSLWCGVGSSSLPAPRRPWAQKKDWKLRPPTLFSLGKSRLFLDRSTSSFPFFLSFASGGRCLWHHARHLRNATPLYKTRKYGRFHLLPRHSCIRLRPLRCLGCREPEAFLAHRLPPPWSCALTESPWKGQRVDIAPAALIGACKLLRQTRGSQASCSLDSASHGEKAKSSCQAKREVSRRHQEIGLAIKAGHVADAFRQLEENLTSVLRCLDCQDGTYSSRPAGRASMDGGGMLESQNQSCESTYGPASRRSEPSSSSCPAPAPSSPPTVTSSHRRNAAVIPFIESASGVINLAASTGDFSIACRVLSLLERLGLLHPLASSVGSAFVAAAAAAGEAEAASRMLQIMHAQGVEMRRKAFGAIVLLLLSRGQGFSVLKQSGLLQLMREHRRLPLPSHLLALLVQDARGVRAQLDREREACSRLAAVLQAAGGADNADDMNNADGRSPDFPRVGDETRHVDRHGKVFAQGELSVDPSGEQRYEGAGRSASLPVDSSCPAGRQEERADLRATSVENAEKACRLEVRKSLVMLREFVVACVDVLNLLHDVTEYGQPLAYAPAANFCAMLRDLNLPVAHVGQAVLRHEEGTSGRDGSAAYPGGPAASQIAQGEDVHVSKDCWPLPALRYRDPAARVYAEDCLNSLQGCGSAAKHPAEPQAPCKASTELDCYAAADDEGKENKSVNAASQKRPSEHSDEPRYFYQFPAAESAGALPVPDSAFRDDGKNPASQLWTEKGGEQKGEQPRPQRYGVCAGCGVHLRRVPLSSNERRLLRLGVLKLSAMLQPRQLRALLAFEVNLSRVQGLCPPSLGHLRRPLGRQHASAEGVLSDGLAGMKVQDARSKLHGRSENRQSVGSERIDPVSEGSPAQGRPSSMEHSSAEGPTRCGLNSEVAALSPNGRGTWPCPSDRSAVRECRGKPPVGRFAVRSSPRFTIVLDAANIAYNRQNREDGIFSYAQIECVRQELVSRGERPLIILPAAYFWGVRPAGSLGTPSVGFTEKGRSSLSSKSLLKPRQTVFGLKACEARGEDESPGAAWPASWSALPGADPVACRKGLCPFCRYEIIVPNRCKPSNRRRRDILGRAAATQAARALRSQATRTRNAAPAEDDAVALNLSDSFAHSNCLRGRPWESAVSGGKYGPLSSTGDFTFFSLDGYERGEYSFPDAANQQRVTCRDRALLNKWERDGCLFVCGLGAHDDHYHLLASLNAPPARESLWERLGPVTLSSSSAAARRQDDDEGTYNELESVEGEKGDLLDASCKAERGPTLCNDARGLPPELRDGTNRAKIPHEHRAPCSGSTESRTAGGTSGPSDDRRPLLLQLGGELPPCSEGDAGEAAAHLSGRAVSSQDHGSKAHDGNEQSRGERHNDGRRRSFLGYVWDSGPGDSKDTVLGWADESAHARLQQNAGLHLDASPGFYPLSLLTNDRFRDHRLSSQQRIPFRHWRQLALLPYAFQWGLSPHDEEVRLAATTSELFSPSCGGAPAPTAYGRRRHKQRKPAGARPRGRLPAGRLSTASRGWSPPELKQKEVGEVDPSQAGNPWGGGAPVDHAAVSADSIGDGNRADSSHLFQETSLADVFAWEPFASFPDGSKALAPFSGVSSRDGETGSPQIGTGHAHSSSTASFLSMPGLCRKLSSGTLASHVMLKYPFIRFSRQISPSLAVCDRLASQSALFSCSSNLSSSSFHTLRKGRRRERAPVFGDRPFPESEQSLPPDPTWMHDKDLPLDLYSPDDERAEPLPQMSHSFPLLFVGMTKHVTQRMQLSRQTRRRATQWLPVAPSEEGGWRSVIGASLTGERPPDLRSLAAHLSRWRQANQVSLRRGGSSEDKGEARVTPHGQDSQPPEGDQSFVWHVPVREEDEEGFVGVDESSVAVSSRSGERALEGNAPELPATTERTERSRTSLQLGRKTKNETDEEGGSSSAFEEWARHEGGTEDSRSGDAGFEDATQAIEWRYQEALERSKTWLGIDLYPLRHLIREREDFLEGSWVAV